DNA from Actinomycetota bacterium:
GTCTGGAAGGCGATCTCGTCCATGACGCCGATGATTTCCGAGACCTTGGCCGCCGACTTCTCGATCTCGCCCATCGCCGCAACGGCATTGCCGACGACTTCACCGGATCGTTCCGCGTTCAGCTTGGCATCGGCGACAACCTGCCGGGCGATCTTCGCATTCTCGGCCGATGACTGCACCGTCGCGGTGAACATGGCCATGGCGGCTGCGGCCTCTTCCAGACTCGCGGCCTGCTGTTCGGTCCGCCGCGCGAGTTGATCGGTGGCATTGCTGATCTCGACCGAGCTGGACCGGATGTCGGACGCGCCATTGAAGATCGAGAGAAAGGATCGCTCGAGGGTTTCGATCGCGAGATTGAAATCGTCGTGCAGTTTCTGGAACTCCTTCGGGAAGTCCTCCCTCAGTCGGATCGTGAGGTTGCCGCGCGAGAGAAGCGCCAGTCCCTGGGCAATCTGATCCACGACCATGGCGCGGGTTGAGGCGTCATCGGCCAGTCGGCGATCATTTTCGGCCCGCTCGGCATTGAGGCCTGACTCCTGCACGTCCGCTTCGGCTTCAAGGCGAAGCACCTCCCTGGCATTGACCTTGAACACCTCGACGGCGCGGGCCATTTCGCCGACCTCGTCATGGCGGTTTGTTCCTGTCACCTCGGCATCCAGGTCGCCCCGCGCCAGCCGCTGCATGACATCCGACATGCGCACCAGCTGGAGCCAGACCTGGGTTTCGAAGAGCAGGGTGGCGAGGACCAGGAAGCAGATCACAAAGGCGACCCCGCCGAACAGTCTCCAGCGCGCCCGTTCGGAGATCTCCACCGACTGCGCATAGGCCTCGGCGCTGTGGGTGCGCCCGGCCGTGACCATCGCCTCGGCCGCGTCCGCGACCAGATAGAATCCGCTGGCCGAATTCCTGAACCGGTCGACCGCGGCATCGGTGTCGCCGCCGTCCGCGTACTCCAGCATGACGCGGTTGCCGTCCAGATACTCGGTCCAGAGCTCGGCGGCCTTGTTGATCGGAGCCTGGGCTTCGCCCGGGCGGAGCAGCGCCCGGTAGCCGGCCATCGCCTGCACCATCTCCTCCGCATTGGCCCTGAGTTCGTCGTCAGCCTGCGCGGCCATCTCCGGCGATGACGGCATCAGCCGCAGCGCCTCGGCGATCCGGTAGTTCTGGGCGTCCGTCAGAATCTCCTGGGCCGCGACGATGCGCGCCTCCCAGACCATCTTGCCTGACTCGGCCTGTTTGCTGACGGCGGAAAGCTCCAGGAAGGCGTAGGCCGCCACCCCGACGAACAGGACCAGAAGCAGCGCAAAAACGGCGCGGGTCTTTGTCTTGAGGCTGAGCTTCGGAGCCAGGGATTTCAGTCGCACGTCGTTCCTCCACCGCAGACGTTCGATTCCGTCGGCTGTATGAGCTGTTCACCCGGACCACCCAGTCCGGGCCGTCGAGAGGTCCAAGGTGAACATAAAGGGTTAACGACACATGGCTCCTGACGGGGACAGGCCGGTCAGGCCGGGCAACGGTTCCTTATCGATTTTCGGCCAGTCTGGGGTCTCGGGCCTGGTCGATGCAGACCAGGCCAAGCAACAGGAGGTAACCCGGTGAAGCATTTGATCCTGGTGGGTGTTTTGATCGCCGTCGCGAGCCCCGCCCATGCGCAGAGCCGCTGCACCCGCCCGTACGCCCCGACGGTCAACGTTTCAGCCGCGACCAGCACAGCGGATCTCGCACGCATAGGGGCCGACATCCGCTCGTTCATCGCGGCCTCGGACATCTATCAAACGTGCCTGACATCGCGGCTGCAGACTGCGGAATCCCAGAGATTGGTCACCGCTAACCAGACGGACAAGCAGCGCGTGGCCAATCTTTACAATGCCGCATTGCAGAGCCGCAGATAGGATGCAGTGAGCCGCGTGGGGCGAACGGCGCCATGACGAATACGCTCCGACCCACCGGAATACGGCGACGCAGCCCGCTCAACCGGCGTCCGCGCTGACGCGGAGAGACCCGGGAGTTCAGCCTGATGATCAATCGGGGCTGGCACTGACGTCACCTCCGCTTCTCATCCAGCCCTCGCGCGGGATTCCGGGTGGGCGGGCTATCCCTGCGGGACATCACTCGCGCCGAACCCGGACGCCGCCCCGCTGCTACGGCCTTTCAGCCGTCCGTCCGGCCCTCACCACCGAACGCGGTGCCCCCACGAACGTGGGATGCCGGTTTCTAAAGAAGCAGCGCACGATCAGGCCAATGGACGTGTTGCCCGATCCTCGGGGACCGAAACCTTCAGCCTGGATCGACAACCATGCTCGTCCTGATCCTCGATCGACGCGTGATCCTGAGCGGGCACTCCCTTGTCCTCGCCTGCGCCGCGGGCCCGGGTCGGTCCGGCTGTCGCGGTTTAAGGAAAACCATTGAAGTCAACATCTCCGTGCCACCCAGGCGGTTGGTGTATCCGTGACCGCTGACGGTATGACCGCCATACTGACCCAGGTCCTGGTCGAGGACGACCAGTCCCTCGTGATCAAGGGGCGTGGTGGGGGCGGCCTGCTTGGCGCAGGGGCGGCTCGCAATGTGCAGCCCGGTCTGGCGCTGAGGGTCTGGTACCCCGGCCACACCTTGACCGACCCCATCTTCCACCGCCAACCCCCGAACCTCCCATGACCCTGCGCATCCCGCTGCTAGCCACCGCCCTGATGACCCTGGCCTTCGCCGCTGTGGCCCAGACACAAACCGCACCCCTCTCCGGCATCGACGTTATCGTGCGGAAGAAGCCAGCCGGGAATGCCTTCGTGGTCGGTCAGACCGGGCGCGACGGCTGGGCGTCGTCCCGGGTTCAGGTCCAGACGGGCGAATACAGCGTTCAGGCTGCCTGTCCGCCGCGGCTGGCGTGCCGCGCTTTCCGCCTGGCCTCGGTGAGTATCAATGGTCGGCGGCTGGATCCTGACGTGCGTGGCGAGTTTGCGTTCCCGGTCGGCGCGGGTGTCAGTCAGGTCATGCTGCGGGCTTCCGTTCTGGAACAGTCCATACCCGCGCCGCGCTGAGGTTTGCGACGCACAGCCAGGCCGGCACGCCCGGACTGGCCGTCCGGGGATGAAGGGTCGATCACCGCCTAGGTGATACCGTCGGCTCATGCGACACTTCCGTTCCATCGCGGCGAGCGTGGACCATTGAGAATGAGGGTAGCCGGTTGCCGATAGCCAGTGCCGTCCGCTCGGGAGCGTGGGTGCGCGGGCTGCTGCTGGCCTTCTCTCGACCGGTCCGGCTCGGTGTCGTCGCGGCGATCCTGATGATCCTGACGACAACGTCTGTCCTATTTTTGGACGGAGCGCTGAAAGCCGGATCATCG
Protein-coding regions in this window:
- a CDS encoding methyl-accepting chemotaxis protein, whose amino-acid sequence is MRLKSLAPKLSLKTKTRAVFALLLVLFVGVAAYAFLELSAVSKQAESGKMVWEARIVAAQEILTDAQNYRIAEALRLMPSSPEMAAQADDELRANAEEMVQAMAGYRALLRPGEAQAPINKAAELWTEYLDGNRVMLEYADGGDTDAAVDRFRNSASGFYLVADAAEAMVTAGRTHSAEAYAQSVEISERARWRLFGGVAFVICFLVLATLLFETQVWLQLVRMSDVMQRLARGDLDAEVTGTNRHDEVGEMARAVEVFKVNAREVLRLEAEADVQESGLNAERAENDRRLADDASTRAMVVDQIAQGLALLSRGNLTIRLREDFPKEFQKLHDDFNLAIETLERSFLSIFNGASDIRSSSVEISNATDQLARRTEQQAASLEEAAAAMAMFTATVQSSAENAKIARQVVADAKLNAERSGEVVGNAVAAMGEIEKSAAKVSEIIGVMDEIAFQT